CAGGCTGTTTTAATGTAAACCATAAAAATTTTGCATCTGCTGGAATGGCATTTCCGCTAAAAGCCCAGTATAATGCCACGAACACAGGCATTTGAATTAATAATGGCAGACATCCTCCTAGTGGATTTACTCCGCTTTCCCTATAAAGTTCAGCTGTTTTTTGCTGATATTCTTGTGGATTGTCTTTATATTTTTCTTTTATTTTTTCAAGTTCAGGCTGTAATTCCCTCATTTTTTTCATTGACTTTTCCTGTTTCAATGTCAAAGGGAATATAATTATTCTCATTAAAACTGTAACAATTATTATTGCTATCCCATAATTTCCTACAACACCGTATATCGCATTCAAAATATGTACGACAAAATCGACTAGTGCTTGTATTTTAAACATGTATAATTTCCTCCATTTTTATAATAAAATTTCACTTGCCTTTTTGCGTGAAACTTTTTTTAATTTTTAAACTTTCTCTTTTTTTATTTTAACGGATCATATCCACCCTTATGAAAAGGATGACATTTTAACAACCTTTTTACTGTCAGGTAAGTCCCCTTTACTGCTCCATATTTTGTAATTGCCTGTCGTGAATATTCCGAACAAGTTGGATAAAATCTGCATCTTCTCCCTAAATAAGGTGAAATGCCCTTTTGATAAATTTTTATCATAAATAATAATATTTTTTTTATCATTTTATCACCTT
The DNA window shown above is from Leptotrichia wadei and carries:
- a CDS encoding YidC/Oxa1 family membrane protein insertase; amino-acid sequence: MFKIQALVDFVVHILNAIYGVVGNYGIAIIIVTVLMRIIIFPLTLKQEKSMKKMRELQPELEKIKEKYKDNPQEYQQKTAELYRESGVNPLGGCLPLLIQMPVFVALYWAFSGNAIPADAKFLWFTLKQPDRLFMIGNFAFNLLPILNVGVTYIQQKIMTSATSGQESNQQMQTMLYMMPLMMLFIFYKMPSGVTLYYLVSGALSLVQQYFILKGRSDDGKDNIKSSK
- the yidD gene encoding membrane protein insertion efficiency factor YidD, which produces MKKILLFMIKIYQKGISPYLGRRCRFYPTCSEYSRQAITKYGAVKGTYLTVKRLLKCHPFHKGGYDPLK